ATCCACCGCTCACTGTCCTGCGGGTGAGCTTGCTTATCAATTGAGGCACCTTCCACCATCAATACAAAGCCGTTGGGGTTTTTGTTCAGGACGGTGATTGCTGCTCGCGTCATCTCGTCCAGCATAGGCTGTTTGGGGAACGCGGCCACTACGCTGGGATCGCCGTAGCCGAGTTTGTCGAACGCCACGTTCATATTCCCCAAGTGGAAAAGACCCAGCAGTTTCGTGGCCGAGGCTGCTTGCGCTGCCAGCTCCTCTCGATCTTTCACGTACGTCCAGCCATCGTTGATGAAATCTCGGAGCAAATTGCGTTCCGGATCAACGCGGTCGGGATTGTCAGTGGATGCCGAACGCCGAGAACCGGGTGTACCCGCTGGCAGAAACCACTGGGCGCCACCTCCCATGAGCACAGTCAGGCCCGTATTGTTCCGCTCGTCAAAATACTGATCGCAGATCCCCGTCCCTGCTCGTCGGTCGGAGGTGTGGACAGCGAAGGCGGCCGGAGTTGCATCCGACACGTCGGCAGTGGTGACCAAACCTAGACTCTTGCCAAAAAAGCGGTGCAGATACTCGGCCAGATGTTCTTTGCGCGGATTGTCGAAGGCGTGGGCTGTGTTGTCCGGGAAAACCCCCTCCTGATTGTTGGCCGCCTTATTGCCGGTGGAATAAGCGTCGGCCCCAGGAGAAGAGTCTGTGACCAAAGCATTCAGCGATGAGGTCATGACCAGTCCGGTCACAGGCATCTTATCCATATTCAGCAACCCATTGGCCTTGCCCTCTGTCACCCCCTTGGAGACGATGCGGGCGGCCGTACGGTGCGCAATACCCATGCCATCCCCAATCATGATGATCACGTTCCGCACAGCAGGCTTCCGACCACGGAAATCCACGACGTCGAAGAAGACTTTCTCCGTGGTCGAACCGCTACTATCGGTTACTGTGGCGCTGATTTCGGCGTTCTCCATCGGGTTCGGGAACGAGAGACCACGCAGTGTGACAGAGTTGCTGGCCGGATCGAAGACGGCGCGACCCGGAAAGAGCGTGTTGACATCTATGCCATTGATCGTAATGCGGAAGGAAGCAGCGCTCAGCGTCCCCGTGACGTCACTGGCCTCCACCCGCAAATCAAATCGCTGATTGATGATCCACTTGGCCCGGTTCGGGGGCATGATACGAACTTTGGGTGCCGCCAGGGCATCAGTGGCGAGTAGCATGCCCAGAGCGGCCAACGTAGCTACAAGCGTC
The genomic region above belongs to Blastocatellia bacterium and contains:
- a CDS encoding alkaline phosphatase, yielding MMNARKTLVATLAALGMLLATDALAAPKVRIMPPNRAKWIINQRFDLRVEASDVTGTLSAASFRITINGIDVNTLFPGRAVFDPASNSVTLRGLSFPNPMENAEISATVTDSSGSTTEKVFFDVVDFRGRKPAVRNVIIMIGDGMGIAHRTAARIVSKGVTEGKANGLLNMDKMPVTGLVMTSSLNALVTDSSPGADAYSTGNKAANNQEGVFPDNTAHAFDNPRKEHLAEYLHRFFGKSLGLVTTADVSDATPAAFAVHTSDRRAGTGICDQYFDERNNTGLTVLMGGGAQWFLPAGTPGSRRSASTDNPDRVDPERNLLRDFINDGWTYVKDREELAAQAASATKLLGLFHLGNMNVAFDKLGYGDPSVVAAFPKQPMLDEMTRAAITVLNKNPNGFVLMVEGASIDKQAHPQDSERWIWDTIEFDKAVGVALEFAAQDGNTLVIVTADHECGGVSLNGVGNPALRPLLGMDPNAARDYPQAYRDYPNYVDANNDGYPDNPDPEKKLIIGYGANVDRNEDYLSNPIPLEPAVIVSGVAVANSTRDPKGYLVTGQIESGVSGLSGVQRQTNGVHTASDIPLSAFGPGDFLFTGTQDNTDVFFKILFALGGRY